A stretch of Rhodothermales bacterium DNA encodes these proteins:
- a CDS encoding TonB-dependent receptor yields MNVRINAHRFPILFGLLLLIAAPAAAQKGAIAGVVVDTETGETLIGANVLIDGTMNGATTDFDGHYEIKGIDAGRYTVVFSYIGYSPVTVTDVEVIAGQTVRLDMTLSAETIGLDEVVVEARALKNTEASLLRERQKATAVSDAISAEAISRSGSGDAAGAMTKVTGASVVGGKYVYIRGLGERYSSTQLNGSSLPSADPDKQAFQLDLFPASLLDNIVTTKTFTPDKPGAFTGGLVNVGTKNFPDAFTLQFTTSSSYNDQSSLADNFISYDLGNLDWLGYDDGDRDIPAIFNDPNLVIPTEIEARFDPAKAELLDNVSRAFRPEMEPTVARAPVNSGFSMAFGNQIPLAGRPLGFTASLTYNRSTSFYNNGNAGRYELVGGTVQQIDQLTALRDLSDTRGSQEANWGGVATLAYKIHPKHELSATYLRTQNGTSDTRYLEGFWQDLSGNSTFQTRVLGYQERSLNSLQLKGQHAMGPMQAEWRASFSKNEQNEPDLRYFSNHYTVNGTDTTFQKPASLYPSPARFFRKLDEQNNEFGLDLTVPFRLAGLSSKVKFGGSYGDVSRAFSERRFEYRTGSGFSYGSFAGDNNAFFSSVGIIGTSTAGRPQFGNYITDASALKSNYTGDQTVAAGYLMTDLLLTRKLRFIGGVRLESTRMTTQSADTTLAVGRLSNDDVLPSVNLVYALTDNMNLRAAVTQTLARPTFRELAPYSTFDFVGDFVFSGSSTLKRTLITNYDLRWEWFTRPGEIIAVSGFYKAFENPIERVILTSVGNNSMSIQNVPTGRVVGAEFELRRRLDALVPALENVEIGGNLALVHSEVDIPEEELVVIRAADANPSTTRPLEGQSPYVVNVDLTYQKPEWGSVASIYYNLFGDRLRVVSEGAAPDIFERARGTVDFIYAQRIWRGVSLKFAVKNLTDSDALMSQSFKDVDYIYQKYESGRTYSLSFTYKVE; encoded by the coding sequence ATGAACGTGCGCATCAACGCCCATCGATTCCCGATCCTGTTCGGGCTCTTATTACTCATCGCTGCGCCGGCAGCCGCCCAGAAGGGCGCCATCGCCGGCGTCGTCGTCGATACCGAAACCGGCGAAACGCTGATCGGCGCCAACGTCCTCATCGACGGCACGATGAACGGCGCCACGACCGACTTCGACGGCCACTACGAAATCAAGGGTATCGACGCCGGCCGCTACACCGTCGTCTTTTCCTATATCGGGTACAGCCCGGTCACGGTGACGGACGTCGAGGTGATCGCCGGCCAGACCGTACGCCTGGACATGACCCTCAGCGCCGAGACCATCGGGCTCGACGAAGTGGTCGTCGAGGCCCGGGCCCTCAAGAACACCGAAGCGTCGCTGCTTCGCGAGCGCCAGAAGGCCACCGCCGTCAGCGACGCCATCAGCGCCGAGGCCATCTCGCGGTCCGGCAGCGGCGATGCCGCCGGCGCCATGACCAAGGTGACCGGCGCGTCCGTCGTGGGCGGCAAATACGTCTACATCCGCGGCCTCGGCGAACGCTACTCGAGCACGCAGCTCAACGGCAGCTCGCTGCCCAGCGCGGACCCCGACAAGCAGGCGTTTCAGCTGGACCTCTTCCCGGCCAGCCTGCTCGACAACATCGTGACCACCAAGACCTTCACGCCCGACAAACCCGGCGCCTTCACCGGCGGCCTGGTCAACGTCGGCACGAAGAACTTCCCGGATGCCTTTACGCTCCAGTTCACGACCTCCTCGTCGTACAACGACCAGTCGAGCCTCGCGGATAACTTCATCAGCTACGATCTGGGCAACCTCGACTGGCTGGGATACGACGACGGCGACCGCGACATCCCGGCGATCTTCAACGATCCCAACCTCGTGATCCCGACGGAGATCGAGGCCCGGTTCGACCCGGCCAAGGCCGAGCTGCTCGACAACGTCTCGCGCGCCTTCCGCCCCGAGATGGAGCCCACCGTCGCCCGCGCCCCGGTCAACAGCGGGTTCTCGATGGCCTTCGGCAACCAGATTCCGCTCGCCGGCCGGCCGCTCGGCTTCACCGCCAGCCTGACCTACAACCGGTCGACTTCCTTCTACAACAACGGCAATGCCGGCCGCTACGAACTCGTCGGCGGCACCGTCCAGCAGATCGACCAGCTGACCGCGCTGCGCGACCTCTCGGATACCCGCGGCTCGCAGGAAGCGAACTGGGGCGGCGTGGCCACGCTGGCCTACAAGATCCACCCGAAACACGAGCTTTCGGCCACGTACCTGCGCACGCAGAACGGCACGTCGGACACCCGCTACCTCGAAGGCTTCTGGCAGGACCTGTCCGGCAACTCCACGTTCCAGACCCGCGTCCTCGGCTACCAGGAACGGAGCCTCAACTCGCTCCAGCTCAAGGGCCAGCATGCGATGGGCCCGATGCAGGCCGAGTGGCGCGCCTCGTTCTCGAAGAACGAGCAGAACGAGCCCGATCTCCGGTATTTCTCGAATCACTACACGGTGAACGGGACGGACACCACGTTCCAGAAGCCGGCCTCGCTCTACCCCTCGCCGGCGCGCTTCTTCCGCAAGCTCGATGAGCAGAACAACGAGTTCGGACTCGACCTCACCGTGCCCTTCCGGCTCGCCGGCCTGAGCAGCAAGGTCAAGTTCGGCGGTTCGTATGGCGACGTGAGCCGCGCGTTCAGCGAACGCCGCTTCGAATACCGCACCGGTTCGGGCTTTTCGTACGGCTCGTTCGCGGGCGACAACAACGCCTTCTTCTCGTCGGTCGGCATCATCGGCACCTCGACCGCCGGCCGGCCGCAGTTCGGCAACTACATCACCGACGCGTCGGCCCTGAAGAGCAACTACACGGGCGACCAGACGGTGGCCGCCGGCTACCTCATGACGGACCTCCTGCTGACGCGCAAGCTGCGCTTCATCGGCGGGGTGCGCCTCGAGTCGACCCGGATGACCACGCAGAGCGCGGACACGACGCTGGCCGTGGGCCGGCTGAGCAACGACGACGTCCTGCCGTCGGTCAACCTCGTCTATGCGCTGACCGACAACATGAACCTCCGCGCCGCCGTCACGCAGACGCTGGCTCGCCCGACCTTCCGCGAACTCGCTCCGTATTCGACGTTCGACTTCGTCGGCGACTTCGTCTTCTCGGGCAGCTCGACGCTGAAGCGGACGCTGATCACGAACTATGACCTCCGCTGGGAGTGGTTTACGCGCCCGGGCGAGATCATCGCCGTGAGCGGCTTCTACAAGGCCTTCGAGAACCCGATCGAGCGCGTCATTCTGACGAGCGTCGGCAACAACTCGATGTCGATCCAGAACGTGCCCACCGGCCGCGTGGTCGGGGCCGAATTCGAACTCCGCCGCCGGCTCGACGCCCTCGTGCCGGCGCTCGAAAACGTCGAGATCGGCGGCAACCTCGCCCTGGTCCACTCGGAAGTGGACATCCCGGAGGAAGAACTCGTCGTCATCCGCGCGGCCGACGCCAACCCGTCGACCACGCGCCCGCTGGAAGGCCAGTCGCCGTACGTCGTCAACGTCGACCTCACCTACCAGAAGCCGGAGTGGGGCTCGGTGGCCAGCATCTACTACAACCTCTTCGGCGACCGCCTCCGCGTGGTGTCGGAAGGCGCCGCCCCCGACATCTTCGAGCGGGCCCGCGGCACGGTGGACTTCATCTACGCCCAGCGCATCTGGCGCGGCGTCAGCCTGAAGTTCGCGGTCAAGAACCTCACCGACAGCGACGCGCTCATGAGCCAGTCGTTCAAGGACGTCGACTACATCTACCAGAAATACGAATCCGGCCGGACGTATTCGCTCAGCTTCACCTACAAGGTGGAATAA